From Candidatus Neomarinimicrobiota bacterium, one genomic window encodes:
- a CDS encoding GxxExxY protein, which produces MSKEELAKLNELSEIIIGAAIEVHRNLGPGLFESTYEAALYYELSVLKNLQVLQQAPINVIYKGQKLSVGYRIDLLVNDLIIVELKAVEKISDVHLAQTLTYLKLSNKHLGLIINFNVKLLKDGIKRVLNNI; this is translated from the coding sequence ATGAGTAAAGAAGAATTAGCAAAGCTCAATGAATTATCAGAGATAATCATCGGTGCGGCGATTGAAGTGCACAGAAATCTCGGACCAGGATTATTTGAGTCAACGTATGAAGCCGCCCTGTATTATGAATTAAGTGTGCTAAAAAATCTACAGGTTCTACAACAAGCACCTATAAATGTCATCTATAAGGGTCAGAAACTAAGTGTTGGTTACCGAATTGATCTTCTTGTTAATGATCTAATCATTGTGGAATTAAAAGCCGTTGAGAAGATTTCCGATGTACACCTGGCTCAAACATTGACTTATCTAAAACTAAGTAACAAACATCTGGGCTTGATCATTAACTTTAATGTCAAACTACTGAAAGACGGAATTAAGAGAGTACTAAACAATATATAG